The Polypterus senegalus isolate Bchr_013 chromosome 11, ASM1683550v1, whole genome shotgun sequence sequence TTCGCGGCTTTATGAcggcaattaaataaaaaaaaaagggacggAGTCTGTTCGGATGCCAGCGCGTCACTTCGCACACAAGCTCACGATTTGCctatcaaataaaatgaatgtctgATTTGCGTAGTTTTGAGGGTCAGCATAGAAAAACAGATAAGAGTGCAACACAAAGTTAAGCAGCTTAGAAAAGGGTGAACTTCACTCCCCTTATAATAAGAATGGCATGCTGGCGTCAACCGGTGTCCGAGGTTTACTGACGCGCTCTCCCCCTCTTGCACATTTGGACAGGCACTGAAGGTCAGGACACATGCAGATGTTTCCACACAACTGATGCATCAAGCGCCCGCCCCCCTGGTGTCTCATGCTGGGGTCACTGTTTGGAGTTCTTGTCCTTTTTCAAGGAGTGCCATTTTCTTAGTCTTCTGATATAATGTAATGGCGTTTAGGGACCATGGGTGTTGGTGGTTGATGTTCCGTTTCGGTTAGCTGGTGATTCCACACTGGTCCTGGTTGCTGCTGTGGTCTGTGTttggtgtaataataataataataataataataataataataataataataatgggcagcacggtagcgcagtggtagtgctgctgcctcacagttaggagactccctgcatggagtttgcatgttctccccatgtctgcgtgggtttcctccgggcgctccggtttcctcccgcggtccaaagacatgcaggttaggtggattggcagttctaaattggccctagtgtgtggttggtgtgtgggtgtgtttgtgtgtgtcctgtggtgggttggcaccctgcccaagattggttcctgccttgtgccctgtgttggctgggattggctccagcagacccccgtgaccctgtattcggattcagcgggttaggaaatggatggataataataataataataataataataataataataataataataataataataacaatactttacgttcatatagtgcttttcatagggagtgtggagccacttcagccCACAGCAATGTGTtgcatccatctggatgatgcgacggcagccattattgcaccactGCACTCACCACACGTGAGTTTttagatggtgaaggggtgaaagagagagagagatagccaattagagacaggggatgattagggggccatggtgggcaatttagcctggacattgggatcaACACTACTCTTTATGAAGGCTACGCACGGATCTTTAATGcttagagagtcaggacctcatctgaaggacgtcaccatttttacagcccagtgccccatcactgcactggggggcATTGGGATCCCCACTCAGATCACAGGGTAAGCATCCCCTGCTGGTCGCACGAacaccttcttccagcagcaacccaagctttttcctagatggtctcccatccaagtcctaGCTGGGCCTTGAAAGAAACCAACCAGCAAACCAGTAGATAGGCAAGGGAAAGAATAACTAAAAGCCCTGGCAAATAAACCAAAGCATACAGGGGTGAACTTATAAATAGACACAAGTAAATATTAGGTGTAAAGGCGTGTACAGTAAAAACTCAATtctaaaaagaatagaaaatgatctGCTAGTGAATGAGCAGACAAAACAAACTCGTCAAGCAGGCAAATGACTACACAGATAGATAACAATAAGCCAAAAGAGCAGATAAGGACAAAGGAGTGAAGAAATACACAAATAGGGCGAATCAggcaaacaaatgtaaaatagtAAGTTTGGGaatgtgaaaataaagagagcaaatacatacataaagaagccaaataaatgaaaaaaatatatattattattccaTTTTGTTATAGGACgtccattaaggtgaattaggcattgaCCTAGTGTGCAGATCATAAGACGGCGAAACCCGGCCAAGGGGGTTAGCTGCCAAACAGTTAGCTGGCACACCAATGAGCTTGGCATAGGGCGCAAAATAATGTAGCACTGGCACTGAGTCTGTGAAACACGAATCTTCAGACAGATGACACGCTTCTCTTCCATTGGTGAGATCCAAAACACGTGTGTTCCGTGTTCCTCGTCATTGCCTTGTATGCCTTATGcgtccagatgagcattcattggttgtcagccgTCGTGCACACAGTGGCCACACCTACAACTAAAGACCAGTTCAAACCTGTTTTCATACCTTCCGTCTGTGGGGTCCATTCCTTATTTCTCATATGGTGCATTCTACAtgttgagcattcattggttgtcagccgTCGTGCACACAGTGGCCACACCTACGACTAAACACCCAGTCAAACCTGGGTGAGTGGTGGACTGAGTTGCCGGGCGTGCCATACTAGATGCCCACACATCACAGGAGCATGCTGCCAACTGTGTATGGAAACGAAAGTCGCTGGAAAGTTTGTCTAATGTGATATGGCCTTATTAGGCCATGAAAAGGTGGGAACATCCAATAGGTAACAAAATGTCGACAGAGTTCAATCAACGATTAATACCCAGACATAATAATCCATCATAATCCCCAACTCCCCATCATGATGTCCAGAGCCTGTTCTAAGCTCAGCAAAAATTCTGGGAGATATCAAAAACACCATAAAATGTCCACAAAGGGGAGGATAACTGCCAACCCCTGGCAtgttgtgaaggttgaaagaaaCTGAAATTTGCTCCATAATAGTGAGGTCTGGTGGTAAGTGAGGAATGGAAGCCTTCTGTCCACAAAGCCACCAATTGATCCTGCAGGTATGGACGAGGCTGGCCACGTGTGTCTATAGCAGTATTGACTGCTTAAAAAATAAGATAGCAAGGTATGGAGAACTCAAAAAGTTACTAACGTGATTTGGCGGGTGGACATTGGATGTGGACGGCTCACTCTTTTAAGACCCcatctttgtcttcttcctctttcaggaCGAGTTTGACAAGCTCCGGCACTTCTGCTATCCTCGAGCCGACGCCCTCCTCCTCTGCTTCAGTGTCGTCAACCCGGCTTCATTCCAGAACATATGGGAGAAATGGGTTCCTGAAATCCGGCGGCACTGCCCTCTGGTGCCTGTCATCCTGGTGGGCACCCAATGTGACCTGAGGCAAGACGTTAAGGTTCTGATTGAGCTCAACCGGCGGCAGGAGAAGCCCGTGTCCGAGAGCGGCGCTCGAGCCCTGGCCGAGAAAGTGGGCGCAATCTGCTACGTGGAGTGCTCAGCGCTGACCCAGAAGAACCTGAAGGAGGTCTTTGACGTCGCCATCTCTTCCGGCCTGCGCTTCTCCGAGAGGAGGGCACGCAAGGAGAGGAAGATGAGGAACACGGCGGACAAAATGAAAACGCTCTCCAAGTCCTGGTGGAAGAAATATGTCTGCATCCAGTGACATCGGGGCCAGGGGGGACAGCGGGGGAGGGGCAGGACCTGAATGAGGGGGGAGGGGcagacttttttaaaattaagaccATACAAGGCTCCTCCCCCTTTTTTCTATCCTCCATCTCAAAAATGCTGGCCCAGCTCAGTTGCTCTTGGATGCTACATCTACTCACCCTGTTTGCACTAAATTATGGATCTGCaataaatttcttcttcttcttctcagagTGGAGGGAAGTCTTTAAGTCCTATGGATTTCCACTTAAATGCAGAAGCAATATGTGACTCCTAGAATCCGTGGTGGCGCCGCTCCAATGGACGCTGCTCCGGCTGCAGCCCCTTTGCCtcaccacctctctctctctctgctgccctcttgtggccaccCAGGGAGCGGCAGGACCAAAATAAATCTGTTCCCGAATGTGACCACAGCCACAACCCACAAGACATCCTGCTGACCGCTAGGGGACAGGCGTTATGTAAAATAGCATTGAGCTTCTCATTTTTAAGAAgcgtctttttaaaaaaatatattttaagtttgGTAATGATGTGTATCAGTGATTAAAACCTGATGGTATCTGGAGGGGAAGCAATGTGAATGACTGGCTATGATTTGGTCGGAAAAGGCAcagtgaaaacaaacaaaagtgaaTCAGCCAGGCAGTTAGTCAGAATTtatattatatggtgcctttaatCCGAAGGGGTCTGATTAAAAGGAGAGGGAGGCGGGAGGTTGAAATGGACGAGCTGGTTGGTTgtaccatttattattattattattattgttattattattattattacttaaccCTCAACTGT is a genomic window containing:
- the rhoub gene encoding ras homolog family member Ub translates to MLSQMPSDYRPIFAPPVPPHKPKEKRSWEGQERNLKCVLLGDGAVGKTSLVVSYTTNGYPTKYVPTAFDDFSAVVQVDGTPVRLQLCDTAGQDEFDKLRHFCYPRADALLLCFSVVNPASFQNIWEKWVPEIRRHCPLVPVILVGTQCDLRQDVKVLIELNRRQEKPVSESGARALAEKVGAICYVECSALTQKNLKEVFDVAISSGLRFSERRARKERKMRNTADKMKTLSKSWWKKYVCIQ